The Streptomyces luteogriseus genome includes a window with the following:
- a CDS encoding DsbA family oxidoreductase, translating into MRVEIWSDIACPWCYVGKARFEKALRDFPYRDEVEVVHRSFELDPGRAKDDIQPVITMLTKKYGMSAAQAEAGEDNLGAQAAAEGLDYRTRGRDHGSTFDMHRLLHLAKEQGRQEQLLDLLYRANFAEERSVFDDDERLVELAAAAGLDTDAVRAVLADPEAYADEVRADEREAAQLGANGVPFFVLDRKYGVSGAQPAEVFARALTQAYGEPSPLKIVDGGDGADAYGPDGCAVPQH; encoded by the coding sequence ATGCGCGTCGAGATCTGGAGCGACATCGCCTGCCCCTGGTGCTACGTGGGCAAGGCCCGCTTCGAGAAGGCGCTGCGGGACTTCCCGTACCGCGACGAGGTCGAGGTCGTGCACCGCTCCTTCGAGCTGGACCCCGGCCGCGCCAAGGACGACATCCAGCCCGTGATCACGATGCTCACCAAGAAGTACGGGATGAGCGCCGCGCAGGCCGAGGCGGGGGAGGACAACCTCGGCGCCCAGGCCGCGGCGGAAGGCCTCGACTACCGCACCCGGGGCCGCGACCACGGCAGCACCTTCGACATGCACCGCCTGCTGCACCTCGCCAAGGAGCAGGGCCGCCAGGAGCAGCTGCTCGACCTGCTCTACCGGGCCAACTTCGCCGAGGAGCGGTCGGTCTTCGACGACGACGAGCGGCTGGTGGAGCTCGCCGCGGCCGCCGGTCTCGACACGGACGCCGTGCGCGCGGTGCTGGCCGACCCGGAGGCGTACGCCGACGAGGTCCGCGCCGACGAGCGCGAGGCCGCACAGCTCGGGGCGAACGGCGTGCCCTTCTTCGTCCTCGACCGGAAGTACGGCGTCTCCGGTGCCCAGCCCGCCGAGGTCTTCGCCCGGGCCCTCACCCAGGCGTACGGAGAGCCCTCGCCCCTGAAGATCGTCGACGGCGGCGACGGCGCGGACGCCTACGGCCCGGACGGCTGCGCCGTGCCCCAGCACTGA
- the thpD gene encoding ectoine hydroxylase yields MTATTDTTTGIPDLYPSRGAVEALTPRQDPVVWGAPDAPGPVAPADLLSFERDGFLAIDELITEDEVAVYRNELNRLVHDPDMRADERSIVEPKSEEIRTVFEVHKISEVFARLVRDERVVGRARQILGSDVYVHQSRINVKPGFGASGFYWHSDFETWHAEDGLPRMRTVSVSIALTENYDTNGGLMIMPGSHKTFLGCAGETPKDNYKKSLQMQDAGTPSDEALTQLATQHGIKLFTGKAGSATWFDCNAMHGSGDNITPFPRSNVFIVFNSVENTAVEPFAAPVRRPEFIGARDFTPVR; encoded by the coding sequence ATGACCGCCACCACCGACACCACCACCGGTATCCCCGACCTCTATCCCAGTCGCGGTGCCGTCGAGGCGCTGACCCCGCGCCAGGACCCGGTCGTCTGGGGCGCACCCGACGCCCCGGGGCCGGTCGCCCCGGCCGACCTGCTGTCCTTCGAGCGCGACGGCTTCCTGGCCATCGACGAGCTCATCACCGAGGACGAGGTCGCGGTCTACCGCAACGAGCTGAACCGGCTGGTGCACGACCCGGACATGCGGGCCGACGAGCGGTCGATCGTCGAGCCGAAGTCCGAGGAGATCCGCACGGTCTTCGAGGTGCACAAGATCAGCGAGGTGTTCGCCCGGCTGGTCCGCGACGAACGGGTCGTCGGACGGGCGCGGCAGATCCTCGGCTCGGACGTGTACGTCCATCAGTCGCGGATCAACGTCAAGCCGGGGTTCGGCGCCAGTGGTTTCTACTGGCACTCGGACTTCGAGACGTGGCACGCCGAGGACGGTCTGCCGCGGATGCGCACGGTGTCGGTCTCGATCGCGCTGACCGAGAACTACGACACCAACGGCGGACTCATGATCATGCCGGGGTCGCACAAGACGTTCCTCGGGTGCGCCGGTGAGACGCCGAAGGACAACTACAAGAAGTCGCTGCAGATGCAGGACGCGGGCACGCCCTCGGACGAGGCGCTGACCCAGCTGGCCACGCAGCACGGCATCAAGCTGTTCACGGGCAAGGCCGGGTCGGCGACCTGGTTCGACTGCAACGCCATGCACGGTTCCGGCGACAACATCACGCCGTTCCCGCGCAGCAACGTGTTCATCGTGTTCAACAGTGTGGAGAACACGGCGGTCGAACCCTTCGCGGCGCCGGTGCGGCGGCCGGAGTTCATTGGCGCGCGGGACTTCACGCCGGTCCGGTGA
- a CDS encoding GNAT family N-acetyltransferase — MIGDRVLPGRVIRTVLPSEVADVVALHARARATYYPGGVPQDGTDWSASWRGALTRPDGRVLGVVEGGHIIGLASFRTPEGAPADTVKLFQFHVDPDHWRAGVGTALHAACVEEWRADGRRTAVLDVHVGNQRAQGFYRRQGWSPEPPGPGDHHLRMRFAVPGE, encoded by the coding sequence ATGATCGGTGACAGAGTGCTTCCCGGCCGTGTGATCCGTACCGTCCTGCCCTCCGAGGTGGCGGACGTCGTCGCGCTGCACGCGCGGGCCCGGGCGACGTACTACCCGGGTGGGGTGCCGCAGGACGGCACCGACTGGAGCGCCTCCTGGCGCGGCGCCCTCACGCGGCCGGACGGCCGCGTGCTGGGCGTCGTCGAGGGGGGACACATCATCGGCCTGGCCTCCTTCCGCACCCCGGAGGGCGCCCCGGCGGACACGGTGAAGCTGTTCCAGTTCCACGTCGACCCCGACCACTGGCGAGCCGGCGTCGGCACCGCCCTGCACGCGGCCTGTGTGGAGGAGTGGCGGGCCGACGGCAGGCGTACGGCCGTCCTCGACGTGCACGTCGGCAACCAGCGGGCGCAGGGGTTCTACCGGCGGCAGGGCTGGTCCCCGGAACCGCCCGGGCCCGGCGACCACCACCTGCGGATGCGGTTCGCCGTCCCCGGGGAATGA
- a CDS encoding ectoine synthase — MIVRSFKEIEGTDRHVKAASGTWESKRIVLAKEKVGFSLHETVLYAGTETSMWYANHIEAVVCVEGEAELTDHETGLTHTITPGTMYLLDGHERHTLRVKQDFRCLCVFNPPVTGREDHDENGVYPLLTEEV; from the coding sequence GTGATTGTCCGTTCGTTCAAGGAGATCGAAGGTACCGACCGGCACGTGAAGGCGGCGTCCGGTACGTGGGAGAGCAAGCGCATCGTCCTCGCCAAGGAGAAAGTCGGTTTCTCCCTGCACGAGACGGTCCTCTACGCGGGTACGGAGACGTCGATGTGGTACGCGAACCACATCGAGGCCGTCGTCTGTGTGGAGGGCGAGGCCGAGCTGACCGACCACGAGACCGGGCTGACCCACACGATCACGCCCGGCACCATGTACCTCCTGGACGGGCACGAGAGGCACACGCTGCGGGTCAAGCAGGACTTCCGCTGCCTCTGCGTGTTCAACCCGCCCGTGACCGGACGGGAGGACCACGACGAGAACGGCGTCTACCCGCTGCTCACCGAGGAGGTGTGA
- a CDS encoding aminotransferase class V-fold PLP-dependent enzyme, producing METFENLVRAEFTPKHTYLNTASNGLLPARTVDAVQAAVRMRAEGTPLGPLYEDVEAARASFARLAGVPAERVATGASVAEYGGLIAASLPAGAEVLTAEGDFSSLVNPFHARGDLKVRAVPLERLAESVRPGTALVAVSAAQSADGRLADLPAVRAAARAHGARTYVDASQSAGWLPMEADADDFLAAVGFKWLLGPHGASFFVAPRDFGGLTPLLAGWVAGERPWDSCYGPVEELAHSARRFDVSPALFTYAGLRASLELLEEIGVDVVHAHDVGLADRFRAGLAGLGHEAVPAPGSAIVSVPGLGHRQGELSRAGIEVSDRAGNLRAAFHLYNTTADVDRLLEVLAA from the coding sequence ATGGAGACCTTCGAGAACCTCGTCCGTGCCGAGTTCACCCCGAAGCACACCTACCTCAACACCGCGAGCAACGGGCTCCTGCCCGCCCGGACCGTCGACGCCGTGCAGGCGGCGGTGCGGATGCGGGCCGAGGGCACGCCCCTGGGTCCCCTGTACGAGGACGTGGAGGCCGCCCGCGCGTCCTTCGCCCGGCTGGCCGGCGTTCCGGCCGAGCGCGTCGCGACCGGGGCCTCGGTCGCCGAGTACGGCGGGCTGATCGCCGCCTCGCTGCCCGCCGGTGCCGAAGTCCTCACGGCGGAGGGCGACTTCTCCTCGCTGGTGAACCCGTTCCACGCGCGCGGCGACCTCAAGGTGCGCGCCGTGCCCCTGGAACGGCTCGCCGAGTCCGTCCGACCCGGCACGGCGCTGGTCGCGGTCAGCGCCGCCCAGTCCGCCGACGGCCGCCTCGCCGATCTGCCGGCCGTGCGTGCGGCGGCCCGGGCGCACGGCGCCCGTACCTACGTCGACGCCTCGCAGTCGGCCGGCTGGCTGCCGATGGAGGCGGACGCGGACGACTTCCTCGCCGCCGTCGGGTTCAAGTGGCTGCTGGGCCCGCACGGGGCCTCGTTCTTCGTCGCCCCGCGGGACTTCGGCGGGCTCACGCCGCTGCTCGCGGGCTGGGTCGCCGGGGAACGCCCCTGGGACAGCTGCTACGGCCCCGTCGAGGAACTCGCCCACTCCGCACGGCGGTTCGACGTCAGCCCGGCCCTCTTCACCTACGCCGGGCTGCGCGCCTCACTGGAGCTGCTGGAAGAGATCGGCGTGGACGTCGTGCACGCCCACGACGTCGGCCTCGCGGACCGCTTCCGTGCCGGGCTCGCCGGACTGGGACACGAGGCGGTGCCCGCGCCGGGCTCGGCGATCGTGTCGGTGCCGGGGCTCGGCCACCGCCAGGGCGAGCTGAGCCGGGCGGGCATCGAGGTCTCCGACCGGGCCGGAAACCTGCGGGCCGCGTTCCACCTCTACAACACGACCGCGGACGTGGACCGGCTGCTGGAGGTCCTCGCGGCATGA